Proteins from one Niallia circulans genomic window:
- a CDS encoding cohesin domain-containing protein — protein sequence MNRKNIKALLLVLLIAMLTVPVQAFAAASKSVTVKIGDVHGEAGQVVTVPVSVSAPATDIAAYGLELNYDNTSLEVKEIHQVGDNQEFQSNFSNKDGYLRAAWADATGGDHALKNAATLFTVDFLIKKNPAYGTISITVPTNDPAALTFTDSNISNVSATVESGSFIINKSSNSKLSNLLVSDGTWNEAFSPEGTSYTIAVKSTVNSLNFVPTAQNEYAAITINDKKVTSGTLSQGFALKEGSNSFTIKITAQDGSVSTYTVKVNKEKEAVAEKPDTNTEVVTVDIQSGNDAVVSKTPIYRTTDEFGMKSDKVTLTEDVVKELLASAELQNSNTAKIIIPDTKDEISETYFSIPKDALKLLSEGNINIQLVMNNAQIILPKESLKDVKDDLYFRFVPVKTEPEKNEVKDRALNSIKSFSEYENVQVLGRPMEIQTNMENSKVKLVLPVESDVIETIKEKNNGMENLPIFIEHDDGTKEVINASFTNYHIGGFTGLAFEINKFSTFTPLYLSGAVSNNTEQEAVSGNDSKDSKSTEASSNTDTSASTDEQETGTNLKKLPKTGDDSYIDIILNISIVAVAAILVLLFVSKKRRLKKQ from the coding sequence ATGAACCGAAAGAATATAAAAGCTTTATTGCTTGTCCTTCTTATTGCGATGCTGACAGTGCCTGTACAGGCATTTGCAGCTGCTTCCAAAAGCGTTACAGTGAAAATCGGTGATGTTCACGGGGAAGCGGGTCAAGTGGTAACAGTACCTGTGTCTGTTTCAGCACCTGCCACAGATATTGCTGCATACGGTTTGGAGCTGAACTATGACAATACTTCTTTAGAAGTAAAGGAAATACATCAGGTTGGCGATAATCAAGAATTTCAAAGCAACTTCAGTAACAAGGATGGGTATTTGCGAGCTGCATGGGCGGACGCTACTGGAGGGGATCATGCTTTAAAAAATGCTGCTACTTTATTTACAGTTGATTTCTTAATAAAGAAAAATCCAGCATACGGAACTATAAGCATTACTGTTCCAACAAATGATCCAGCAGCATTGACTTTTACTGATTCCAATATTAGTAACGTGAGTGCTACAGTAGAAAGCGGCAGCTTTATAATCAATAAATCTAGCAATTCTAAGCTAAGCAACTTACTAGTTAGCGATGGGACATGGAATGAAGCCTTCTCACCAGAAGGAACATCTTACACTATTGCAGTAAAAAGCACTGTGAATTCATTGAATTTTGTTCCGACAGCACAGAATGAATATGCTGCTATTACGATTAACGACAAAAAAGTAACGAGCGGGACATTATCTCAAGGGTTTGCTTTAAAAGAGGGCAGCAACAGTTTCACCATCAAAATAACGGCACAGGATGGATCTGTTTCGACTTATACTGTGAAGGTTAATAAGGAAAAAGAAGCAGTAGCAGAAAAACCAGACACAAATACTGAAGTTGTCACAGTTGATATACAATCAGGCAATGATGCAGTTGTTTCTAAAACACCTATTTATCGCACTACAGATGAATTTGGTATGAAGTCAGATAAAGTGACTTTGACTGAGGATGTTGTCAAGGAATTGTTGGCAAGTGCTGAGCTGCAGAACTCAAACACAGCTAAGATTATCATTCCAGATACGAAGGATGAGATTTCTGAAACGTATTTCTCTATCCCAAAGGATGCTCTTAAGCTATTGAGCGAAGGTAATATTAATATCCAATTAGTAATGAACAATGCTCAAATCATTTTGCCAAAAGAGTCTCTTAAAGACGTAAAGGATGACTTATATTTCCGCTTCGTTCCTGTTAAAACAGAACCAGAAAAGAATGAAGTGAAGGACAGAGCGCTTAACAGCATCAAAAGCTTTTCTGAATATGAGAATGTCCAAGTACTAGGAAGACCGATGGAAATCCAGACGAATATGGAAAACTCGAAGGTGAAGCTTGTTTTGCCAGTAGAATCTGATGTAATCGAAACGATTAAAGAAAAAAATAATGGCATGGAGAACCTGCCGATTTTCATTGAGCATGATGACGGTACGAAGGAAGTTATCAATGCATCCTTTACAAATTATCATATTGGTGGCTTTACTGGATTAGCCTTTGAAATAAATAAATTCAGTACCTTCACACCACTGTACCTGTCAGGTGCTGTTTCTAACAATACAGAACAAGAAGCAGTTAGCGGCAATGATTCGAAGGACAGCAAGAGTACGGAAGCATCTTCAAACACAGACACATCAGCAAGTACAGATGAGCAGGAAACTGGAACAAATCTGAAGAAACTGCCAAAAACAGGCGACGATTCTTATATTGATATAATTTTAAATATCTCTATTGTTGCAGTAGCGGCAATTCTAGTTCTTCTGTTTGTCAGCAAAAAGAGAAGGCTGAAAAAGCAATAA
- a CDS encoding sortase, protein MKKVIMVLLVLLLLGLLAIRGARFYEDYKNEQKRTELTERYEKAVTGEIDTKNKNQETAVLGEITIPSLQINYVILDGATDENLDISITKVTGPNMNKTGNLVLAGHNMRNGSLFGKLKKATKKDTIFLTDDKGNKAEYSITKMYTVKDTNLTPLAQNTNGTKLTLITCTDNNENRLIVVAEKTAD, encoded by the coding sequence ATGAAAAAAGTGATAATGGTTTTGCTTGTTCTCCTTTTGCTTGGTTTATTGGCGATAAGAGGGGCTCGCTTCTATGAAGACTATAAAAATGAGCAAAAAAGAACAGAGCTGACAGAGCGCTATGAAAAAGCAGTTACCGGTGAAATAGATACAAAAAACAAAAACCAAGAAACTGCTGTACTAGGGGAAATCACCATCCCTAGTCTCCAAATCAACTACGTCATCCTTGATGGAGCAACAGACGAAAACCTTGATATTTCGATAACGAAGGTGACAGGTCCTAATATGAACAAAACAGGAAACCTTGTTCTTGCCGGGCATAATATGCGAAATGGCAGTTTATTTGGCAAATTAAAAAAGGCGACAAAAAAGGACACGATTTTTTTGACTGATGACAAGGGGAATAAGGCGGAATACAGCATTACGAAAATGTATACTGTGAAGGATACGAACCTCACACCGCTCGCACAAAACACTAATGGTACAAAGTTAACGTTGATAACATGTACAGATAATAATGAAAACAGACTAATTGTTGTCGCAGAAAAGACAGCAGATTAA
- a CDS encoding methyl-accepting chemotaxis protein — MKKISTKIIILSLFNSIFVAAVNVFASLFMSSSQGSENGDTATEQAQSGLLGHLPPTQVLIGLGVSIVLGVILAYFLGRLISKPIVQLTEIAQKTSELELMEDDRIFGKTLASKDETGEMARALLETRNSLKSMATQLKYVSSTVAAHSSSLTKNTEENARNIDQVVTTIEEIAIGNNGQAQTISEVNSTLIEVVELMENITRDASAGADKAAASIDSIEEGQNTVELQGNKMDENISVSAEATSSINELSMMIGQVGNFVAVITNIAEQTNLLALNAAIEAARAGEAGRGFGVVADEIRKLAEESSRAAKEITGIIHDTTEKTNQAVSHINKAHNLIDEQKDALKITEEAFSKIKNTYDGIVHNFKQTAAHMTAINGKSRIISEQIQQMTETAEDFAANTEEISASGQEQLASTEIIAASSKELQILAEELDAEVNKFKVKRENQ, encoded by the coding sequence TTGAAGAAAATCTCAACAAAAATCATTATATTATCATTATTTAATTCTATCTTTGTAGCAGCGGTCAATGTCTTTGCATCGCTATTCATGAGCAGCAGCCAAGGCAGTGAAAATGGTGACACAGCGACAGAACAGGCACAGAGCGGTCTGCTGGGCCATCTTCCGCCAACACAAGTCCTTATAGGTCTTGGTGTTTCGATCGTCCTTGGCGTTATCCTCGCATACTTCCTAGGAAGATTAATATCAAAGCCAATTGTCCAATTAACAGAGATCGCCCAAAAAACATCTGAGCTTGAATTAATGGAAGACGATCGTATTTTCGGGAAAACACTTGCCTCAAAGGACGAAACAGGGGAAATGGCAAGAGCACTTCTTGAAACGAGAAACTCATTGAAATCAATGGCAACACAGTTGAAATATGTATCTTCAACAGTTGCAGCACATTCAAGCAGTTTAACGAAAAACACGGAGGAAAATGCCAGAAATATTGACCAAGTTGTCACAACAATAGAAGAAATTGCAATTGGAAACAACGGTCAGGCCCAAACAATCAGTGAGGTAAACTCAACGTTAATAGAGGTTGTCGAACTGATGGAAAATATAACGAGAGATGCATCGGCAGGTGCGGATAAAGCGGCAGCTTCCATTGATTCGATTGAAGAAGGACAGAACACAGTAGAATTGCAAGGTAATAAAATGGATGAAAATATTTCTGTATCTGCTGAAGCGACATCATCTATCAATGAATTGAGCATGATGATTGGTCAAGTTGGCAATTTTGTTGCTGTCATTACGAATATTGCAGAGCAGACAAACCTGCTTGCACTTAATGCGGCAATTGAAGCAGCAAGAGCGGGAGAAGCAGGCAGGGGTTTTGGAGTAGTAGCGGATGAAATTAGGAAATTAGCAGAGGAATCTTCAAGAGCTGCAAAGGAAATCACTGGCATCATTCATGATACGACAGAAAAAACAAACCAAGCTGTTTCACATATTAATAAAGCACATAATCTTATTGACGAACAAAAGGATGCACTTAAGATAACAGAGGAAGCATTCAGTAAAATTAAAAATACGTATGACGGAATTGTGCACAACTTTAAGCAGACAGCTGCTCACATGACTGCGATTAACGGAAAATCACGGATAATTTCTGAGCAAATCCAGCAAATGACAGAAACGGCAGAAGATTTCGCCGCAAATACGGAGGAAATATCTGCTTCTGGCCAAGAACAGCTTGCGTCAACGGAAATCATCGCAGCTTCTTCCAAAGAACTGCAGATTCTAGCAGAGGAATTAGATGCAGAAGTGAATAAGTTTAAAGTAAAGAGAGAAAACCAATAG
- the zwf gene encoding glucose-6-phosphate dehydrogenase: MESMTFVLFGATGDLAKRKIYPALYNLYLDKKMPQAISVFGLGRKEFTDATFQEHVRKSIETFSRRKAENDEQLEAFIASFRYSILDATKIEDYETLLKKVEKREAELNIPKNRMFYLSVGPEFFDLIALNLKESGLGTTTGWKKLLIEKPFGHDLASARELNERLSKAFTEEEIYRIDHYLGKPMVQNLEALEFANPVLQALWNNKHIANVQITASEMVGVEERAGYYDHVGALRDMVQNHLLQMLMMTAMQTPEKVGQDQIREQKRKVMEALRPVNGQDILESIVRGQYSSGEVNGQASVGYRDEPNIKENSSTDTFIAARLWIDNDLWEGVPFYIRTGKKMKEKSTRIVIEFKDTLKKLYEEKKDQIVPNLLIIEISPNENIKLLLNSKSPFENGKIEQVEIDLTHAQKDVPEAYERLIFDAFKGDSTFFAHWNEVELSWEWVQPVLDAFEQDDVPLHFYPAGSNGPEASEELLAANGFKWWLDSKPAEKDSLVSIG, encoded by the coding sequence ATGGAATCAATGACATTTGTGTTATTTGGCGCAACAGGAGATCTTGCGAAAAGAAAAATATATCCTGCTCTTTATAATTTATATTTAGATAAAAAAATGCCGCAGGCCATCTCCGTTTTTGGATTAGGAAGAAAAGAGTTCACAGACGCTACTTTCCAGGAGCATGTGAGAAAATCAATTGAAACTTTTTCGAGAAGAAAAGCGGAGAATGACGAGCAATTGGAGGCATTTATTGCAAGCTTCCGTTACAGCATTCTTGATGCGACAAAAATAGAGGATTACGAAACCCTTTTGAAAAAGGTTGAAAAGCGCGAAGCTGAATTGAACATACCGAAAAATCGCATGTTCTATCTGTCAGTTGGTCCAGAGTTTTTTGATCTCATCGCCTTAAATCTGAAGGAAAGCGGTTTGGGTACAACAACAGGCTGGAAAAAGCTGCTTATTGAGAAGCCGTTTGGTCATGACTTAGCTTCAGCCAGAGAGCTTAACGAAAGACTGAGCAAAGCATTCACAGAGGAAGAAATTTACCGCATTGACCATTACTTAGGAAAACCAATGGTTCAAAATCTTGAAGCATTGGAGTTTGCCAATCCTGTATTGCAAGCACTATGGAATAATAAGCATATTGCAAATGTGCAAATTACTGCAAGCGAAATGGTTGGAGTAGAAGAAAGAGCCGGCTATTATGATCATGTTGGTGCACTTCGTGACATGGTCCAAAATCATCTGCTGCAAATGCTGATGATGACGGCTATGCAAACACCTGAAAAAGTAGGTCAAGACCAAATTCGTGAACAAAAACGAAAAGTGATGGAAGCTCTTCGTCCAGTTAATGGCCAAGATATTCTTGAGAGTATTGTTAGAGGACAATACAGCAGTGGCGAGGTGAACGGCCAAGCTTCAGTTGGATATCGTGATGAGCCAAATATTAAAGAGAATTCCAGCACAGATACATTTATAGCAGCAAGACTTTGGATTGACAATGATTTATGGGAAGGTGTCCCATTCTATATTAGAACAGGGAAAAAGATGAAAGAAAAATCTACTCGGATTGTCATTGAATTCAAGGATACACTTAAAAAGCTTTATGAAGAGAAAAAGGATCAAATTGTGCCGAATCTTTTAATAATAGAAATCAGTCCGAATGAAAACATTAAATTGCTGTTAAACAGTAAAAGCCCATTTGAAAATGGGAAAATAGAGCAAGTGGAAATTGATCTAACACATGCCCAAAAGGATGTTCCAGAAGCTTATGAGCGTTTAATATTTGATGCCTTTAAAGGCGACTCCACGTTCTTTGCTCATTGGAATGAAGTCGAATTGTCTTGGGAATGGGTGCAGCCAGTATTAGATGCGTTTGAACAAGACGATGTGCCATTGCATTTCTACCCAGCTGGTTCTAACGGACCTGAAGCATCAGAGGAGCTGCTTGCAGCAAATGGGTTTAAGTGGTGGCTTGATAGTAAACCAGCAGAAAAAGACAGCTTAGTTTCCATCGGCTAA
- the gnd gene encoding phosphogluconate dehydrogenase (NAD(+)-dependent, decarboxylating): MKVGLIGLGKMGLNLGKNLLDNKHQVSAFDLNPAAVSEMKEYGADGTTSLTELVQSLETPRVLWIMVPHNVVDSVIGEMAPLLAKGDIVIEAGNSHYKESIRRYNELQEFGVHFMDVGTSGGMAGARNGACYMIGGDKEAWDVVEPIFRDTAVENGYFYAGAAGSGHFLKMVHNGIEYGMMAAIGEGFEVLEKSEFDYDYEKVAKVWNNGSVIRSWLMELTENAFSKDANLDEIKGVMHSSGEGKWTVETALDLQAATPVIAMSLLMRYRSLENDTFTGKVVAALRNEFGGHAVEKK, encoded by the coding sequence ATGAAAGTTGGTTTAATTGGTTTAGGGAAAATGGGTTTAAACTTAGGAAAGAATCTATTAGATAACAAACATCAAGTGTCAGCATTTGATTTAAATCCGGCTGCTGTTTCTGAAATGAAGGAATATGGAGCAGATGGAACGACAAGCTTAACAGAGCTTGTGCAATCATTGGAAACACCAAGAGTACTTTGGATCATGGTGCCTCATAATGTCGTGGATTCTGTTATTGGCGAAATGGCACCATTACTTGCTAAGGGTGATATTGTCATTGAAGCAGGTAATTCCCATTACAAAGAATCAATCCGCAGATATAATGAGCTGCAGGAATTCGGTGTCCACTTTATGGATGTTGGAACGTCTGGAGGAATGGCCGGTGCACGTAATGGTGCATGCTATATGATTGGCGGTGACAAGGAGGCATGGGATGTTGTAGAACCAATTTTCCGTGATACAGCTGTTGAAAATGGCTACTTCTATGCAGGTGCAGCAGGCAGCGGTCACTTCTTGAAAATGGTTCATAACGGAATAGAGTACGGAATGATGGCGGCAATCGGAGAAGGATTTGAGGTTCTCGAGAAAAGTGAATTCGATTACGATTATGAAAAGGTCGCGAAGGTTTGGAACAATGGCTCTGTTATCCGTTCATGGCTGATGGAGCTAACAGAAAATGCCTTCTCTAAAGATGCTAATTTAGATGAGATTAAAGGAGTTATGCATTCATCAGGTGAAGGTAAATGGACAGTAGAAACAGCTCTTGACTTGCAGGCTGCTACGCCAGTTATCGCTATGAGTTTATTGATGCGCTATCGCTCTCTTGAAAATGATACATTTACAGGCAAGGTCGTAGCGGCACTCCGCAATGAGTTCGGCGGTCATGCTGTTGAAAAGAAATAA
- a CDS encoding LLM class flavin-dependent oxidoreductase, which produces MKLSVLDQSVISSGATAHTALKNTAALAQITEELGYERFWVAEHHNANGIAGTSPEVLIAHIAAKTNHIKVGSGGVLLPQYSPYKVAENFKVLEALYPNRIDLGIGRSPGGSPETRLALTDGIRKSLNEFPRQVQDLQKYLIGNDKGNSTVTAYPVHESLPEMWMLGVSHRGARLAAELGIAFTFGHFIAPLNGKRALEYYYKHFQPSVQTSKPKANICIFVICAETTEKAEHLATSLDLWLLALGKGEANAEILSPDQASRKVLSQEDKKAIKENRRRMVIGTKELIRVELLRLSDLYETDEFMVLTNVYDFEDKVKSYQLLAEINF; this is translated from the coding sequence TTGAAATTAAGTGTATTGGATCAATCCGTTATAAGCAGCGGTGCAACAGCACATACTGCTTTAAAAAATACAGCCGCATTGGCACAAATAACTGAGGAATTGGGGTACGAAAGATTTTGGGTTGCTGAACATCATAATGCAAACGGGATTGCAGGAACGTCTCCAGAGGTGCTGATAGCACATATCGCAGCAAAGACGAACCATATTAAAGTTGGCTCTGGCGGGGTGCTTTTGCCACAATACAGTCCTTATAAAGTGGCGGAAAACTTTAAAGTGCTTGAAGCTTTATATCCAAATCGGATTGATTTAGGGATTGGCAGATCTCCTGGGGGATCACCTGAAACAAGACTTGCCTTGACAGATGGCATCCGGAAAAGCTTAAATGAATTTCCTCGGCAGGTACAGGACTTACAGAAATATCTAATTGGAAACGATAAAGGAAACAGTACTGTAACAGCATATCCTGTCCACGAAAGCCTGCCTGAAATGTGGATGCTTGGTGTGTCACATAGAGGTGCGAGACTTGCGGCGGAGCTTGGCATTGCGTTCACATTCGGACATTTTATTGCACCGCTAAATGGGAAAAGGGCGCTGGAATATTATTATAAGCATTTTCAGCCCTCTGTTCAAACGAGTAAGCCGAAAGCTAATATCTGTATCTTTGTAATATGTGCAGAAACAACTGAAAAAGCCGAGCATTTGGCCACAAGCCTTGATTTATGGCTGTTGGCTCTTGGAAAAGGAGAAGCAAATGCAGAAATCCTAAGCCCAGATCAAGCCAGCCGCAAAGTGCTGTCACAAGAAGATAAAAAAGCTATTAAAGAAAATAGACGGAGAATGGTTATCGGCACAAAAGAATTAATCAGGGTAGAGCTTCTTCGCCTTAGTGATCTTTATGAAACAGATGAATTCATGGTTTTAACGAATGTGTATGATTTTGAAGATAAGGTGAAATCATATCAGCTATTGGCCGAAATAAATTTTTGA
- a CDS encoding nitroreductase family protein produces the protein MSTFFEAIKNRRSHYAISKEQVVSDEKIQEIINEAVLHTPSSFNSQSTRVVVLLNDKHDKVWDITAAELKKIVPAENFASTEEKLNSFKAGYGTVLFFEDQEVVEGLQKAFELYADNFPVWANQTNAMHQLVIWTALEEVGFGASLQHYNPLIDEAVAVEWDIPATWKLIAQMPFGKPTAEPGEKEFKPLEDRVRFYK, from the coding sequence ATGAGTACTTTTTTTGAAGCAATTAAAAACCGCCGTTCTCACTATGCAATCAGCAAGGAACAAGTAGTATCTGATGAAAAAATTCAAGAAATTATTAACGAGGCAGTGCTTCATACTCCGTCTTCATTCAATTCCCAAAGTACGAGAGTTGTTGTCCTACTTAACGACAAGCATGATAAAGTATGGGATATAACAGCAGCAGAATTGAAAAAGATTGTTCCTGCAGAGAACTTTGCGTCAACAGAAGAAAAGCTTAACAGCTTTAAGGCTGGATATGGAACAGTATTATTCTTTGAAGACCAAGAGGTTGTGGAAGGGTTGCAAAAAGCATTTGAACTGTATGCAGATAACTTCCCAGTTTGGGCAAACCAAACAAATGCTATGCACCAATTGGTAATCTGGACTGCTCTTGAAGAAGTTGGCTTCGGTGCATCATTACAGCATTACAATCCATTAATTGACGAAGCAGTTGCAGTTGAATGGGACATTCCAGCAACATGGAAGCTAATCGCGCAAATGCCATTCGGTAAACCAACAGCAGAACCAGGAGAAAAAGAATTTAAACCATTAGAAGATCGTGTGAGATTCTATAAATAA
- a CDS encoding histidine kinase N-terminal domain-containing protein, whose protein sequence is MLINDQQNKLMLFLMEHQSSFIDEWIDKSVIESNDPHKEEIKKNAVTMYGLLIKVLEGKYSKTELKEFAYKVGKERLEADINIGDFIFNVNAGRSILIKYCFQANLPTNELESFVNSLNTLFDSFCYHAVKRYTQLKNRELHTKTQYINDNHMDKLAVLGQISSSFVHEFRNPLTAIIGFNKILRDEYPDLKYLDIIQHELNELNFRITQFLHTSKTEIVKKGKENVAIDLLFENLKQLCYASTVDNKINLTIETETPLLLYTFKDELKQVLLNLIMNSIDALKQRPNGRDLKISSQTNTDEIVFVISNNGPMIEEENTKTIFEPFYTTKELGTGIGLFVCKQIIDKIGGTIYCKSDEEWTSFFIHHPISTWD, encoded by the coding sequence CGTTATCGAATCAAATGATCCTCATAAGGAGGAAATCAAAAAAAATGCAGTGACAATGTATGGTCTTCTTATAAAGGTACTAGAAGGCAAATATTCCAAGACAGAACTGAAGGAGTTTGCTTATAAAGTGGGCAAAGAGCGGCTTGAGGCCGATATTAATATCGGTGACTTCATCTTCAATGTGAATGCAGGAAGAAGTATTCTCATTAAATATTGTTTTCAAGCGAATCTTCCCACAAATGAACTAGAATCTTTTGTTAATAGTCTGAACACCCTATTTGATTCTTTCTGTTATCACGCCGTTAAAAGATACACACAATTAAAGAATCGAGAATTGCATACGAAAACACAGTATATCAATGATAACCATATGGATAAGCTCGCAGTACTCGGACAAATCTCCTCCAGTTTTGTGCATGAGTTCAGAAATCCATTAACCGCTATAATAGGGTTTAATAAAATCTTACGTGATGAGTATCCTGATTTAAAATACTTGGACATTATTCAGCATGAACTGAACGAATTAAATTTCAGGATTACCCAGTTTCTTCATACTTCGAAAACCGAGATCGTAAAAAAGGGCAAAGAAAACGTTGCAATTGATTTGCTTTTTGAAAATCTCAAACAGCTTTGTTATGCAAGCACTGTCGATAATAAAATTAATCTAACGATTGAAACAGAAACGCCTCTTTTACTCTATACATTTAAAGATGAATTAAAACAGGTTCTCCTTAATCTAATCATGAACTCTATTGATGCTTTAAAGCAAAGGCCTAATGGACGCGATTTAAAGATAAGCTCACAAACAAACACAGATGAAATAGTCTTTGTTATTTCCAATAACGGGCCAATGATTGAGGAAGAAAACACAAAAACAATCTTTGAACCTTTTTATACGACAAAAGAGCTTGGGACAGGTATTGGTTTATTTGTGTGCAAGCAAATTATCGACAAGATTGGCGGCACCATTTACTGTAAATCTGACGAGGAATGGACTTCATTTTTTATCCATCACCCAATTTCAACTTGGGACTAA